The window AGTTTTGATGAAAAACACCGCTTTGTAATGAGTAAATTTGCACGTCTTTATCAATATTTAGATAGCAAAGGGTATATCAATCAGCGCAACTTATATCAGCCGCCGGTGGGGGATTTTAAACCGATGGAATTAGTGCATTGTGAAAGTTACGTACACGACCTTTTTCATAATCAACTTGATAGCAAGGCGATGCGACGCATAGGTTTGCCATGGTCAGAACAATTAATGGCACGCACCTTTACCGCACCGTTAGGTACGCATTTGGCGGCTGAACTTGCGCTTGAACACGGTATCGCCTGTCATTTAGCTGGGGGCACGCATCATGCGCATTATGATTTTGGTTCAGGCTATTGCATGGTAAATGATTTGGCCTACACAGCAACACGGCTAATTAATGAAGGTAAAGCGCGAAATGTACTCATCTTTGATTGTGATGTGCATCAAGGCGATGGTACTGCGGCGATGCTTGCCCATAACCCTTATGTGTTTACCTGTTCAATCCACTGTGAAAAGAACTTTCCTTTTCGAAAGCAACACAGCGACTTAGATATTGGCTTAGAGATAGGGTTAACTGATCCTGATTATTTAAATATCGTATCAACTACTTTTAATGACTTAATTGAGCAGCTAAATCCCTCGCTTGTTCTTTACGATGCTGGTGTAGATATTTGGCAACAAGATACCTTAGGCAAGCTTGATATTAGTTGGCAAGGTATCGCGGCCCGTGATTATGCTGTGCTTGAGATTTGCCAGCGTAAAGGCGTACCAGTAGCCACTGTGATTGGTGGTGGGTACGATAAAGATCATCAGCGATTAGCAGAGCGTCACGCATTAGTGGTTGAGCAAGCAGCTCGCTTCTAAAAGTGACCTAAATTAAGTCGGAAATTTTAATTTTGGTTTCGAGATTTTATGCAACACGCCCTTTCCCCTAATAAACTCTTACACAGTAAATGGACGGCAGTGTCACCGCAAAATAAAGAAAAGCATTTTATGGTAACCAGTGTTGAATTTAATGAAGAAAATAACGTGGTTGAATGTATTATTGAAGCGATTTTAACCAAGCGCGAACAAAGCATAAACTGGCGTAGCTTAAAAGATCCCAAAGTGTGGAAAATGGGTTGGCAATAGGTTTAGCTGTTGCCAGCTCAGGTTAGTTAGGAACTAAGCGTCGTTGCCAAAATTTGGCGTTGGGGTATTTATTTGCGCCTTGTTGATATTGTTGCTGATGCAATGAAATAAATGCATTAAAGTCATTAAATACCAGCGATTGATAGTCTTCCAAAGAGTCTTTTTGTGGTGCTTCAAGCCACTTTTTTACCGCTTTTGCCGCGACACCTGCGTGCTTTAGCGATTTCGTAATTCCTGCCGATGAAATCGAATCGTAACTTGATGCTGCGTCCCCAACAGCAAGCCAATTATGCCCAATCACGTTCGATAAAATGGCAGATGGTGCCGCTTTAGCGTAAAGCTTTACAGGAGTTTTTGTTTTATCTTGCAAAAACGTTGTGCATTGCTGAAAAAACCAGTTATTGGCTTTTAAACAATTTAACCAATTCTCATAGCAAGTTAGCTTTTGTGTTTTTAACTCCGTTGCGTCAGTACATAAGCTGATAATAGCTCTGTTGTTTGGCAAGATAGCACCGTACCACCATCCATTTGGGTCGCTAGCAACAAGAGTATGTGTGGTACTAGCTGATGTGTGTTCAAGTTCAAAAAAGGCGCAGGCTGAAATCACGCTATCAAACACGTTATTGCTAATATTTAGGCTCTTTGCTGCAACTTGGTGCTGCCCGGTTGCATCAATTAAAAAATCGCATGCTATGCTGATGGTGTGATTATCACAGTGTAATACGTAACCTTTTTTTGACGAATCTATTGTCGATACTTTCGTGTTTTCGAAAACTGTTATCCCCCTAGTTTTACATAGTGCAATAAGATCAGCGTCGAAATGTTTGCGATCAAGATGAAAGCCCTTTCCGACTGGCGAAATAAAAAAGTCATTATAACCGGTTACTTCATCTGCCCACCTAGATTTACTACCGGGGCAAACTAAATGTTTATTGCTAGTTAGAATGTGCTCAGCATCGAGTTCTCTTAGATAGAAACTCGCGGCGGGAGGGATTGTTTCGCCGATACTTGGTGCAGTAGCTTGTGGCGCGCAAATAAGTATTATTTTTACGCGTTTGTTACTTAAGGTGAGTTCTTTTGCAAGGGCAAGTGCGGTGGCAGAACCCGCAGGTCCGCCACCGATTATGCCTATTTGTATTATTGGCTGAGCCATAATATGTCCATTTGGCATGTCACTCATAAAGTTTACTTATCACACTGGGTTGGACCACAGCTATCGGGTGCTTTATAACCTGGTTCTGATGCTTGCGGCCATACTTCAACACCATCGCCTTTGCTTTCGAATTGGCTGGCAACTTCAAGAAAATAATCGGGTCCATAATTTTGCTTGGTGCTGTCATCATTGATCTGCAGACCTTGAATAACAAATCCAACTTTATGCCAGTTTTCAACAAAGTCGAAGTAGCATTGAAAGCGACCTTGCTGCTGTGGGTAGAATGTTTTTGTACCATGACCCTCATCGCCGCGCACACTATAAAGTGATACGCCTTTACCCTGCCCGGTATTTGCATCGTACTTAAATAAGAACTTAGGGTAGACAGTCACCGGACGCTGCGCGGGCCAAGACCAGTACAAAGTGTTATCAGCGATTGCTTCGCCTTCCCCATTGGGGTTTGGCATCGTTGGATTTGGGTCAGGCGTGTGTGTTGCACAACTGTTGTAGTCAGTATGCCAAGGTTGCGACATAAATTTACTTAAATCGCCTGGTTCTACTTTACTGTCTCGCAGTGGAATATATCCGACCTGCAAAAAAGGCTCATTTTGAGTTGCTTTACTGTAATCCAGCGTTGCCATATTAATGCGAAATGGCCCTGTTTTACCGTGCCAATCGGTTTTATATAAATGGGTATCACGCACAATAAAGGTTAAATCAATGCCCGGTGAATAACGCCCGCCTAAACAGTTTTCTAACACTACTTTATCGAGTTGCTCCCCCTCGCCTAGGCTCGGTGCAGTTGCATTAAACTTATTGTTGTACCATTGCATCAATAAAAAATATTGGGTCTCAGTAACTGATAAAAAGCTTTTCATTGCATCGCCAAGCGCCAGTGGCATTTTTTTACGCGTACCGTCTTCATTGTTTGGCTCGTCTTTGGTGCCCGGGGCTGATGGCTTTCTTAGCAAACTGGTAAATGACGGGATTTTTTCACTGGGGGTGTCGCTTGGTTTTATTTCTTTCATGCGCTTATGGCCCTGAATGCCTTTTTCAGGTAATGCGGTATTCCATTGTTGCAAGAAAGCACCGTGAAATACTGGCTGAACATCACCATCGAACGAGGCTAAATGGTCATGATTAAAGCCATTGTCAAATATATTTGGCGCTAGAGCTAAATGTTGTATCCATGTATCGTAAACGTCATCCCAGGTCGATACAACATTGCGGGTTTGTGGTGCGTAACTTGGATCTGTACATACAAACCAACCGTGTACAGCCTCTTCAAACGAGCCATCATCAAAAACAATGGTGGCGGTTACTGGGCCATCAGATGTATCGTCAAACCAATCATCATTATCAATCGCACCGTTTAGTTTTGGAATGCAACACTTTTTGTCTTTATCACTTTTATTACCAAGTATGCCACTGGCTTTACCAAAGCCACCAGTGACAATAAGTCTTGCTGTATTTTCTTCAATACGCATTTCACCAAGCGACGAAATTTCACCAAGTGGATTAAACATATAGAAAAAATCATCGGGAAAGCTTTTTGGATAGCAGGACGCTGCGGTTGCTATTTTGCCTTCTTCAATAAAGCTATCTGGTGTTTTTTTATCGAAGCTTAAGCAGGTGTTTGAATTACTTGTAACCGAAAGAGCGCGCGGGCCCGGATCAACCACTAATTGTTGGCGGCGCATGACTGTATTAAGGTCATCGCCAAACTTCGGGTTTCGCACCGGAGGCGTGTTTTCATTTTGATAGGCAATAACCCCTTCTTCTTGAGGCTCGCCGTCAACAATGGAAGTGATTGTAAAGTTGTTGTTCTTTTTATTTGCGGTATGAACCTGCCAAATAATATCTTTAATCACTTTACCGCCGATATTATCGCCAATATTTATTTCACGGCCACCGTCATTTGATGGGTAAGTTGTTTGTTCGTCGTCATAAGCAAAAATGCGAAAGCGCGCTGCTTGGCGTTTTACATTGCCATGACTATCACGAAAATCGTGTTCGTCTATCGGTGTATTGTTTGTACCCGGTTTTATTGGCAAACCGCCAAATAAGCCGGTGCGCTTATCAACAATGGTACCTGCTGCGGTTTCAGGGGCGATGTAATACTCTTCACTATTGCCAACACGTGCAAAGTTGATACTTGGGTGAACTCTGAAATAACTCATTATTTCTCTCCTTGAGATTGTAAGTAGGCAATTGCGGCACGTTGTTCTTTTTCTTGAGACCAAAAAAAGATATTTTGAAATGCATGGCTAATGTTTAAGTTTGTTGCTGGTAGCGGTTTTAATCCGTCTTTACTTGCAAACGCTTGTTCCGTATTGTGGCAACGGAAGCAATTGTTCATTGCGGTTGCTGATTGCGTGTAAGTTTCAATGGTGCTGTTAGAGAGTTTTAAAGAACCGGTGAGATATTCATCAGTGGCAAAGTCGAGCCCAGGTTTAAGTGGCGATACATCCGGTTTACCTGTAGCTGCTTGGTTGTTGATCCAAATTGCGCCAACTTCAAAGTAGTTTTGCCAAATACTTAAGTTATTTGGTAAGTGCTTTTTAACGCTCGCATTAAGTGATTTTATATTATCGGTATTCGATTGTTTTTGGCCCGCTGCATTGCCGTAAGCATAGCGACGACACACTTGAGTAATCGGCGTAAATTTCTGCGTTGATTGCTCGAGTGCTAAGCCGCTAACCGCCGCGTTTTTATTGCAATTCCCAAGTTGCGTGCCTTTTTTGTAAAACAGGTAATCTTGATCTGCGACAATTTGGTCAAGTGTCATGCCGTCGGGCACATCCGGTGCATTGTTATCAAATTCAAAGGTAGCCCAAATCATTTCTGGGTGATTGGCAACGACGCCACCAATATGAAAGCCAACTAAGGCAAGCGTTTGCTTTTCGACTTTTGCAGGATTGATTTTGATACCAGATGGTGAGTTTTCAAACTGCGCGATGTCTTTTTCAATGGTAAATAACTTACTGGTATCGTCATCTTTACCAACGATTTTCCACGATGCTTTCAGCTCTAGCGTGCCTTTGGTGCCGATAATTGGAAACGCAGTACGCGGGTTCATTGTGAGCACATTTGCTGGGATTGTTAAATCGGGTCCACCACTTTTACCTTGCATAAAGTCGGCAAAGGTTTGATTAATGTACTGCGAGTAATAGATGGCACGGTGGTCGTGATCTATCAAGATGCCATCGGTACCCGCTTGTAAATATTCGTCAAATGATGCGCCTGTATGTGGTTGTTTTCGGGTGCGTGGCGAAAGGCCTCGTTGCTCTAATCCGATTAAAGACTGTGGTGAGTCAAATCCGAGAAAGCGAGGTTGGCCATTGTCGTCATCCATTAACCATAAAAACATTTGCCATGACCATTGGTGGAAATCACAATTGTTTGGGTTTGCTGGAAAAGCACTGTCATCAGGCCTAATGACTTTGCCGTTTTTAAACCAACTCGGCTCTATTTCACATGTGTTTGATGTTTGAGCGGAACTGCTATGCGTATAACAAATGGCGAACAATATAACTGCGGGTGCGATGCGACTGAGCATGCATTTACTTGCGTGTTTCATTTTGCCTCCTAGGCGCGGTAACGATAAATCCTTAACGCTCACAAATTGAGCTACATCGATTACTCTAGTTAAGTCGCAAAATACGCGTTTCGTTATCACACTTTATTACAGGCACTAAGGTGAAGTAGCGGGTAGGGCAATGGAAAATTTAAGAAGTATTTTTTGTGATGGCTTATGTGAAATTAATGAGGCATACATTGATGTAAACCCCATTTACAGTTAGGTTTATTGGTCTGCTCTTACGTGATTTATGCGCAATAAAATTTCGGCTGCAGCTTTAGCGTCATCGAGCGCTCGGTGGTGGTTTTTTAGCTCAATATTAAGATCGCAGCAGAGTTTACCTAATGAGTAAGATTTAAAACCGGGTAAATATTTACGTGCTTGCTGTACAGTACAAATTTTAGCGCGCGTGTATTTTTTATTGAGTCGGGCAAACTCTTGTCGAATAAAGCCATAGTCAAAATTAACATTGTGCGCGACAAATATAGCATTACGGCTAAATGTATCTAACTTTTCGGCAATTTGTTCAAACTTGGGGGCGTCTTTAACCATTTCATTACTGATCCCTGTAAGCTCGGTAATCATTTTTGGGATATGACGTTCTGGATTTACCAGTGTTTGCCAGCTGTCGGTAATTTTTCCTTGTTCAACTCTTACCAAACCAATTTCAGTGATGCGATGAGTATCTTTTTTTCCGCCAGTGGTTTCAATATCCACGACAACGTAATTTTGCTCACTATTAAAACGCCATTCGGTGCGCTGAATTGATACGTTAAAACCTGCGTTTATTAATTGTTTGATACTGACCAGTTGAGTACGCCTTAGGCTATCGCCCGGCGCTTTTATTTCCTCAAAAAACACTTCACCTTGTTCAATATACATTAAATCAGGGTAGCCATCGCAAAGCGCTTTAAAGGTTTTACTCATTGCCAATAAATGATGCTTTATTGACTCAAATGGCGCATATTGAATAAAGGTGGTTAACACATCTTTTAGTTCGTCATGCCAGTAGAACAGGCCATTCGGTTCACCTGAATATTGATCAATGGTGGCACTAATATAATCACAGAATTTCTGATTGTTGGTAAAATCCGACAATTTGTGATCAATTTCTGTGTGCAACAAGTCGTAAAAATTATCTTGCTTAAGTACTTTTGGATAATACGAAAATTCATTGGCACGCTGTGATGCTGGGTGTTGAAATAGCTCATGCCAAAAAGTTAATGCAAATAACGCGCGCCAAAGCTTGTTTTCGGTAAAGTAGCACAGGCGATGCTGTTTGATGTAACGGTCCTTTACACCTGTTTCGACCTGACCTAAGTACGCTTCGTCAATACCAATTGGCTCGCCTGATTTTTTGAGCATATCAGTCAATACACTGGTGCGCTTTTGGTTAAACTTTTGCGCATAAAAATCCTCGGCAAAGAGCAATAAGGTTTCACTGTCGGGGTCGTCTAAAATAGCCAGCAGCAAAGTCTCACACTGTGCTTTTCTGTCGCTTTTGTAGAGTAAGCGAATGTATTTTTCTTGTGCTGCAGGGTGTTGTGATTGGCTAAGCAATGTTTCACCGAGAGTTGGCTCGTGTTCGATTAAAACAACCGCCAGCTTATACAAACTGTGGTGGTACTTTTGCGTAGCTAAAAAGCCGATTGGTTTGTCGGAAGCGATAAGTTGCTCTGCAAGCGTTTGTAATAATGGGATGTCGCTCTTATTGGCTTCCTTTATCGCTTTAAATTGGTTTGCGTAATAAAACGCACTTTTGGCTTCATCTTTATCGCTGAAGTTAGCTTGTTGCTGTTGCACGCTTTGGGTTTGCATTACACCTAAATCGCGCATAGAAAATTGGTTGAGGCGACCTGATAAATGGCCAAAATATAAAAACAATAAATAGTGAAACGTGTCCTGCTTGGCAAAGTAAATATGGCTTGTTAGTACGGGGCTTTTTTTAACTTGGTCGTAACTTAAAGCGTTAGACAGCGCGTTGCTCACAAAATTAAGCCATTTGTTTTTGTTTGCGCTTTTTGCTGGCTTATCAATCGTTAATGAGATGCTTAAGTCGATTAAGTCTTGCTTATTAAGCTGGCTTATAAAGTCGTGAAAACAGTGTTTATTTATGCGAGATACAAAACCAACTTTTCTTAAAAGGTTAATTGCCGCGCCAGAGTCAGCCACTTCACTGTAGACTAGGGTGTCTTTTCGCACAAAAGGGGATTTGCGGTTTACAATCCGTACCAAAATACATTGGGCATCTTCTGGTAGTGTTGCAAACTCGGTAAAAAACGCTGTCTCGTCATCGCCTAACAAGTGAGAAGACGTGGATTTTATAAATTCAGCAAATTCGATAAAGTGCGTTAAATAATATTTTTCTGGCAGTTCTTTCATTGCATCGCTGCGACAAACATTGGCATAGCTAATATTTTGCGTTGCTACGTTCGACTTATCAATCATTTTGCACGTATTAACATTTTCTAACTAATTTGCTTTTACTGATAGCACCAGTATTTGATAGTTTATGATGACATACAGTGAGGAAGTAACATGAAAATAATAACAGCATTAGTCGTTACTCTGGGATTTGCCAGTACATCGAGCTTGGCAAATGGCAAAAAAGATTTATTTAATGAAGTGGCAATAGAAACCGATCTAACCTTGTCACACCCTGTCTATCCAATAGATTTATTGCCTAATCCTGGCAAAGAATTAATGCTTATCGGCACACATAGCGGACAGCAATATATTGATATTTTTGCTGCATCAGAGGCTCAGCTATATAACCGCATAAAACGTGTAAAAGTGCCTGATACTATGCTTGGTGTTGATTTTACTAAGTGGCAAGATACCACGCAGCAGGTTTATTTATTTTCATCTAATGGTATTTATCAGTTAGCGCTTGACGGGCCTGAGCTAGTTGTGCCGGTTGTTGACACTCAAACCTACTTGAAAAAAAGTGGTGCACAACACCTAAGCAAAATGGAGTTTGTTTACAACATTAATGATGACCAAAAAGCGGACTTTTTCACGACAGATCTTAATCACAGTTATGTGCATATTTCTGATGAGACTGGCTATCAAATGGCCAAGGTTGATTTACCTGCACGACTAGAAATAGAAGGGCACAGTGCTGAAATTGAACCGCCTCGTTTTGCCTTTTTTGATACAAATGAAGACAACATTTCAGAGCTTATCGGTTTTGAAAATGGCTTATTGAATTTACTGCCGAGTGTCGGAAGCAACCCTGGTCAGGCGATAAAATTGCGCGATGATATTATGGTGGATGACTGGTGGCATACCAAAGATGCCGACGGTGATTCACTTGACCAAAGTAATTTAGTGTATCGCAAACTAGAGCGTGTTGTTGACGTTAATCACGATGGTATTTTTGATTTGGTGGTGCGTTATACACGAAGTAGCGGTGCGCTTGATAGGCAAAATGATTACGAAATCTACTTAGGTGCGATTGAGCAAGGAAAGTTTATCTTTCAAAACCAAACGAATTCGCTTATTCAAGATGAAGGCACATTAACCGATCTGCACTTGCTTGATATCGATAACGATAAACAACTAGAGGCTTTGGTGTCGGGTTTTGATATTGGCGTATCACAAATTATCGGTGCGTTGTTATCGGGGTCGGTATCTCAAGATGTGCATCTTTTTTATCAAAATGAAAAGGGCGAATTTAACCCAAAAAATAAAATTACACGAGAGGTTGAACTAAGTTTTAGTTTATCGAAAGGGCGCAGTGGCTCACCTGTAGTGCTGTTTGCCGATGTAAATGGTGATGGTAAAAAAGATTGGGTGCTGTCGGATGAACAAAAAGCGTTTAACGTGTATTTAGCTAATAATAAACATAGTTTTTCTCGTCGCGCGAGCAAGTATAAAACCACTTTGCCAATGCAAGGTCGCCGTGTTGTAACAAGCGACTTGAACTTAGATGGCAAAGACGATTTGGTAATGAGCTACGGTCGATTAGATGATAAAAATATGCGTAAAACCATAAAGATATTGTTTGCGACGAGCTAAGTTTTCGTATTCAGTCAGCAAATTCTAGACTACACTTGCTAATTATTTTTCCAAGGGCACTACAGTGTTAAAAAAATTACTTACAGCGAGCTTAATAACACTTTCCTTTTCGGCTTCAGCAGGGGCTATTCGCTTTGGCTATAATCAGCAATATTCAGCGCCACATGTGATTAATAATGGAAAGGGTACAAGCGTATCGGGCATTGTGATTGATGTAAGTAATGCGATTTCGCAAGAGGCTGGGTTTATGGCTAAGCAGCTTCCTTTGCCGCGTAAGCGTATTGAACAGTACCTTATTGATGGCAAAATCGATGCACAATGTCATGCTAACCCTATTTGGTACAACGCGCCCTCTATTATATGGAGTGAGGTGCTTTATTCTGATGCTGACATTATTGTGAGTGATCAGGCTATCGCCTCGCTGCAAGCGCTAAGTTCACACAAGCAGTTCAAACTAGGTACTGTGCTTGGCTATAAGTACCCTAATCTTACCGAGTATTTTGAGGCGGGTAATCTTAAACGTTTTAATAGCACCTCATCTAAAGACAGCTTAACGCGCTTTACTAAAGGCGAATTAGATGGTTTTGTTGCATCCTATAGCGAAGCGAATTACTTAACCCGACTAAGGCGTTTTAATGTATTAGAAGTGAACTCGTATGACTTACATTGCTCGTTTTCACCTAAGCTCAATGCAGAAAAACGTCAGCGTTTAATTGATGCGGCGCATAAACTGCGTGATAACGGTGAATTTAAGCGGGTATTTGCTAAATATATTAAGCCTGAATAGTTTAATTCCAATTCACTTAAGTAGCTAATCATCCTAGCGGACCAAGTATCATGCTAACTGCGTTAGAGTTTATTAATGTAGAACAACTAGATAAGAACAATCCCGCCTTGTTATCATGTCATTTATCCAGCGCTATCTCTGATCTCATACTTAACAGAATTGAGACAAATAAAAAGGGCCCATAAAGGGCCCTTTGGTTTTCTCTAGTATCGTTCAAATTTTTTGCCAGTCTTAACCCCTTAAGACAATTAGGCAACCCTTTGCAGGGCTCCAGTACCGGAGTGTTAATCAAGTACTTGGATTTGGGTAGCAAACAGGTTTTGCCTATTTGCTAAATAAAGCGGCTATACAAGTAACTTTATACCCTTAGGTATTAACTTAGCCTACATCCCACATGCTGTAGTTGTTGATTTAGCACATTTATCAACACACTCATTTCTATCGTGCCTGCAATAAAAACGAGTAACTACGTTGCTAAGTTAAGTTACTTCTAGCCGAGTAACCGTTATGCAATTGACAGGAAAAAGCCTGCAATCGCTGCACTCATTAGGTTTGCCATTGAACCGGCTAAAACCGCACGTAAACCTAATTGCGCAATATCTTTACGACGACTCGGTGCCATACCACCAATACCGCCTAGTAAAATTGCAATTGAACTCAAGTTTGCAAAGCCACACAGTGCGAAAGTAACAACGGCTTTCGTGTGCTCGCTCAGCTGCGCTTGGTAGTTCATAAAGTCTAAGTAAGCAACAAACTCATTTACTACAAGTTTTTGCCCAATGAAGCTACCAGCAAGCTGTGCTTCACTCCAAGGAATACCTAACAACCATGCAATTGGTGCAAAGGCGTAACCTAAAATTTGTTGAATTGTTAGGTCTGGGTTATCAAACCAACCCCCAATCCAGCCAACAAAGCCATTACTTAGGGCAATTAGTGCCACAAATGCTAATAGCATTGCGCCTACATTCATTGCCAACTGCATGCCGTTTAATGCGCCGCCTGCAGCTGCATCAATCACGTTTACTGGCTTTTCTTCACCATGATCTAAATCGTTTAGATCTTGTTTTGGTGTTTCTGTTTCTGGCACCATCATTTTTGCCATTAAGAAACCACCCGGTGCCGCCATAAAGCTGGCTGCAATTAAGTATTTTAATTCAACACCTAAGCTTACGTAGCCTGCTAAAATAGAGCCTGCTACTGTTGCTAAACCACCTACCATAACGGCAAATAATTCAGAGCGTGTCATCGTGGCTATAAATGGTTTTACTACCAGTGGCGCTTCTGTTTGGCCAACGAAAATATTAGCGGTTGCAGAAAGTGATTCTGGTTTCGATGTACCTAATAACTTTTGTAGGCCACCACCTAAAATTTTAATAACAAAATCCATCACTCGTAAGTGATATAACACCGCAACAAGCGCAGAGAAAAAGACAATTACTGGCAGTACTTTGATTGCAAATACAAAGCCGATGCCGTCAATTTCATCTCCCGCTAGGCCACCAAATAGAAAGCGAATACCGTCATTCGCGTAACTAATAACGTTGGC of the Pseudoalteromonas spongiae UST010723-006 genome contains:
- a CDS encoding histone deacetylase, which produces MINPNLPLVYHPNYSFSFDEKHRFVMSKFARLYQYLDSKGYINQRNLYQPPVGDFKPMELVHCESYVHDLFHNQLDSKAMRRIGLPWSEQLMARTFTAPLGTHLAAELALEHGIACHLAGGTHHAHYDFGSGYCMVNDLAYTATRLINEGKARNVLIFDCDVHQGDGTAAMLAHNPYVFTCSIHCEKNFPFRKQHSDLDIGLEIGLTDPDYLNIVSTTFNDLIEQLNPSLVLYDAGVDIWQQDTLGKLDISWQGIAARDYAVLEICQRKGVPVATVIGGGYDKDHQRLAERHALVVEQAARF
- a CDS encoding TIGR02450 family Trp-rich protein, yielding MQHALSPNKLLHSKWTAVSPQNKEKHFMVTSVEFNEENNVVECIIEAILTKREQSINWRSLKDPKVWKMGWQ
- a CDS encoding NAD(P)/FAD-dependent oxidoreductase; its protein translation is MAQPIIQIGIIGGGPAGSATALALAKELTLSNKRVKIILICAPQATAPSIGETIPPAASFYLRELDAEHILTSNKHLVCPGSKSRWADEVTGYNDFFISPVGKGFHLDRKHFDADLIALCKTRGITVFENTKVSTIDSSKKGYVLHCDNHTISIACDFLIDATGQHQVAAKSLNISNNVFDSVISACAFFELEHTSASTTHTLVASDPNGWWYGAILPNNRAIISLCTDATELKTQKLTCYENWLNCLKANNWFFQQCTTFLQDKTKTPVKLYAKAAPSAILSNVIGHNWLAVGDAASSYDSISSAGITKSLKHAGVAAKAVKKWLEAPQKDSLEDYQSLVFNDFNAFISLHQQQYQQGANKYPNAKFWQRRLVPN
- a CDS encoding LodA/GoxA family CTQ-dependent oxidase, which produces MSYFRVHPSINFARVGNSEEYYIAPETAAGTIVDKRTGLFGGLPIKPGTNNTPIDEHDFRDSHGNVKRQAARFRIFAYDDEQTTYPSNDGGREINIGDNIGGKVIKDIIWQVHTANKKNNNFTITSIVDGEPQEEGVIAYQNENTPPVRNPKFGDDLNTVMRRQQLVVDPGPRALSVTSNSNTCLSFDKKTPDSFIEEGKIATAASCYPKSFPDDFFYMFNPLGEISSLGEMRIEENTARLIVTGGFGKASGILGNKSDKDKKCCIPKLNGAIDNDDWFDDTSDGPVTATIVFDDGSFEEAVHGWFVCTDPSYAPQTRNVVSTWDDVYDTWIQHLALAPNIFDNGFNHDHLASFDGDVQPVFHGAFLQQWNTALPEKGIQGHKRMKEIKPSDTPSEKIPSFTSLLRKPSAPGTKDEPNNEDGTRKKMPLALGDAMKSFLSVTETQYFLLMQWYNNKFNATAPSLGEGEQLDKVVLENCLGGRYSPGIDLTFIVRDTHLYKTDWHGKTGPFRINMATLDYSKATQNEPFLQVGYIPLRDSKVEPGDLSKFMSQPWHTDYNSCATHTPDPNPTMPNPNGEGEAIADNTLYWSWPAQRPVTVYPKFLFKYDANTGQGKGVSLYSVRGDEGHGTKTFYPQQQGRFQCYFDFVENWHKVGFVIQGLQINDDSTKQNYGPDYFLEVASQFESKGDGVEVWPQASEPGYKAPDSCGPTQCDK
- a CDS encoding exonuclease domain-containing protein, producing the protein MIDKSNVATQNISYANVCRSDAMKELPEKYYLTHFIEFAEFIKSTSSHLLGDDETAFFTEFATLPEDAQCILVRIVNRKSPFVRKDTLVYSEVADSGAAINLLRKVGFVSRINKHCFHDFISQLNKQDLIDLSISLTIDKPAKSANKNKWLNFVSNALSNALSYDQVKKSPVLTSHIYFAKQDTFHYLLFLYFGHLSGRLNQFSMRDLGVMQTQSVQQQQANFSDKDEAKSAFYYANQFKAIKEANKSDIPLLQTLAEQLIASDKPIGFLATQKYHHSLYKLAVVLIEHEPTLGETLLSQSQHPAAQEKYIRLLYKSDRKAQCETLLLAILDDPDSETLLLFAEDFYAQKFNQKRTSVLTDMLKKSGEPIGIDEAYLGQVETGVKDRYIKQHRLCYFTENKLWRALFALTFWHELFQHPASQRANEFSYYPKVLKQDNFYDLLHTEIDHKLSDFTNNQKFCDYISATIDQYSGEPNGLFYWHDELKDVLTTFIQYAPFESIKHHLLAMSKTFKALCDGYPDLMYIEQGEVFFEEIKAPGDSLRRTQLVSIKQLINAGFNVSIQRTEWRFNSEQNYVVVDIETTGGKKDTHRITEIGLVRVEQGKITDSWQTLVNPERHIPKMITELTGISNEMVKDAPKFEQIAEKLDTFSRNAIFVAHNVNFDYGFIRQEFARLNKKYTRAKICTVQQARKYLPGFKSYSLGKLCCDLNIELKNHHRALDDAKAAAEILLRINHVRADQ
- a CDS encoding FG-GAP repeat domain-containing protein — translated: MKIITALVVTLGFASTSSLANGKKDLFNEVAIETDLTLSHPVYPIDLLPNPGKELMLIGTHSGQQYIDIFAASEAQLYNRIKRVKVPDTMLGVDFTKWQDTTQQVYLFSSNGIYQLALDGPELVVPVVDTQTYLKKSGAQHLSKMEFVYNINDDQKADFFTTDLNHSYVHISDETGYQMAKVDLPARLEIEGHSAEIEPPRFAFFDTNEDNISELIGFENGLLNLLPSVGSNPGQAIKLRDDIMVDDWWHTKDADGDSLDQSNLVYRKLERVVDVNHDGIFDLVVRYTRSSGALDRQNDYEIYLGAIEQGKFIFQNQTNSLIQDEGTLTDLHLLDIDNDKQLEALVSGFDIGVSQIIGALLSGSVSQDVHLFYQNEKGEFNPKNKITREVELSFSLSKGRSGSPVVLFADVNGDGKKDWVLSDEQKAFNVYLANNKHSFSRRASKYKTTLPMQGRRVVTSDLNLDGKDDLVMSYGRLDDKNMRKTIKILFATS
- a CDS encoding substrate-binding periplasmic protein, whose protein sequence is MLKKLLTASLITLSFSASAGAIRFGYNQQYSAPHVINNGKGTSVSGIVIDVSNAISQEAGFMAKQLPLPRKRIEQYLIDGKIDAQCHANPIWYNAPSIIWSEVLYSDADIIVSDQAIASLQALSSHKQFKLGTVLGYKYPNLTEYFEAGNLKRFNSTSSKDSLTRFTKGELDGFVASYSEANYLTRLRRFNVLEVNSYDLHCSFSPKLNAEKRQRLIDAAHKLRDNGEFKRVFAKYIKPE
- a CDS encoding NupC/NupG family nucleoside CNT transporter, whose translation is MTSLMSLVGIASLLALAFLCSTNRKKINLRTVGGAFALQVLIGAFVLYVPAGREVLNGISVGVANVISYANDGIRFLFGGLAGDEIDGIGFVFAIKVLPVIVFFSALVAVLYHLRVMDFVIKILGGGLQKLLGTSKPESLSATANIFVGQTEAPLVVKPFIATMTRSELFAVMVGGLATVAGSILAGYVSLGVELKYLIAASFMAAPGGFLMAKMMVPETETPKQDLNDLDHGEEKPVNVIDAAAGGALNGMQLAMNVGAMLLAFVALIALSNGFVGWIGGWFDNPDLTIQQILGYAFAPIAWLLGIPWSEAQLAGSFIGQKLVVNEFVAYLDFMNYQAQLSEHTKAVVTFALCGFANLSSIAILLGGIGGMAPSRRKDIAQLGLRAVLAGSMANLMSAAIAGFFLSIA